Sequence from the Mixophyes fleayi isolate aMixFle1 chromosome 4, aMixFle1.hap1, whole genome shotgun sequence genome:
TCGTACTTAAACGTACGTCTGACGGTGAATTAGCTAGGAAGCAAAGAGAAATGCGCTGCTACATTTTTACATCATATAAGTGATTTAGTACcgcattcatcaaggaatgtttCATTATATCTACTCCTTGATGAATTTGGACGTGTGTATACCCGACTgacgtgcatttaaaaaaacgCTCTTGATGTTACCCATGTGTCTCAAGTTCCCATGTACTGTGGGTTCTTCATACTTGTTGTATGTCTTGTACAttcctttattttaataaagcattttataaaataaaatgatgtaaATTGATTTTAGATTAAATTACATTGCAAAATAGCCTACAATATTCACCTTTGATATTCAATTTAGATTACAAGACTcatttactataatatatatatatatatatatatatatatatatatatatatataatatataatccaAAACATATTACTGTCTTGTGCACGTTATATTAATGATGAAGAACACATGTTTTTTTCCTCATATTCTACACAGTACAGATCATTTGCACTTTTTGGACCATAGTGTGATAAACTCTATCACGGAACATAATGGAAGTGACCTGTCTCTTTTATTCACAGAATTAGGCATGctattatttcatttaaataatttcatagcttttaaaacatctttgttttttttcttaagctATACACTAATGGGTTTAACATTGGAACGAGGACCATATAGAGCATAGACACCCATTCATTTTGCTCATGAGATTGTTCAGACTCTGTTTTCATATAGGAACCAAGACTGGTCCCACAAAGCAGCATCACAGTAGTGAGATGTGAGGAGCAGCTGGAGAAGGTCTTGAGTCTTCCTGTTGAGGTCTGAATCTTCATGATGGTGGATATAATGAAAACATATGAGATGATAATAAGTAACATTGGAAACATCCCTAAAAGCAAACTTTCAACAAATATTACTCCAAAAACATGTGTGGTGTCCGTGCATGATAGAGtcagtattgtttccatctcacagaaaaaatgctttatctcATGAGATTTACAGAATGACAATTTGGAGACAAACAAAGAGAACATCAATGCATTTGAAGCTGCAACGATCCAACACAAAGAAGTCAGGAGACTGCATGTCCTCTTGTTCATTATTATGGAATAATGCAAAGGCTTACAGATGGCCACAAAGCGATCATATGCCATAGAGGTAAGAAGGTAAAATTCTGTATCAATGCagagtacaaataaaaatatctgtGTGATACATCCTGAGAATGATATTCTGGTGTCACCGGTGATTGTGATGGACAAGAGTTTTGGCTGAATGTTTGAAACACACACAATATCCTGGACTGACAGGTTGCACAAGAAGAAGTACATAGGAGTATGCAGATGGTCCACCAAGCAAACTAGCAGAGTAATAATCATATTTCCAATCATGGAAAACAGATATGTAATTGCAATGCCAgtcaaaactaaaaatgtaagtTTTTCATTGCTGGAAAAACCCAGTATGTAGAATTCCCCGTGCAGAGTGCTGTTTTTGTCATT
This genomic interval carries:
- the LOC142149562 gene encoding olfactory receptor 1G1-like; amino-acid sequence: MHENDKNSTLHGEFYILGFSSNEKLTFLVLTGIAITYLFSMIGNMIITLLVCLVDHLHTPMYFFLCNLSVQDIVCVSNIQPKLLSITITGDTRISFSGCITQIFLFVLCIDTEFYLLTSMAYDRFVAICKPLHYSIIMNKRTCSLLTSLCWIVAASNALMFSLFVSKLSFCKSHEIKHFFCEMETILTLSCTDTTHVFGVIFVESLLLGMFPMLLIIISYVFIISTIMKIQTSTGRLKTFSSCSSHLTTVMLLCGTSLGSYMKTESEQSHEQNEWVSMLYMVLVPMLNPLVYSLRKKTKMF